A portion of the Acidihalobacter yilgarnensis genome contains these proteins:
- the gyrA gene encoding DNA gyrase subunit A, whose amino-acid sequence MADFAKELLSVNLEDEMRQSYLDYAMSVIIGRALPDVRDGLKPVHRRVLFAMSELGNDWNKAYKKSARVVGDVIGKYHPHGDTAVYDTIVRMAQPFSMRYMLVDGQGNFGSVDGDAPAAMRYTEVRMARIAHELLADLEKETVDFNSNYDGSEREPAVLPAKIPNLLINGSAGIAVGMATNIPPHNLSEVIAACLALIDTPEIDIDGLMTHMPGPDFPTAAIINGAQGIKEAYATGRGRIYVRARSHVETDERNGRESIVVTELPYQVNKARLLEKIAELVKEKKLEGISELRDESDKDGMRMVVDLKRGEMAEVVLNNLYQHTQMQSVFGINMVALVDGQPRLLDLKTMLDAFLRHRREVVTRRTLFDLRKARDRAHVLEGLAVALANIDEVIALIKASASPAEAKVALVARAWAPGVVNQMLERAGAEASRPDGLDVSLGLGADGYHLSEAQAQSILDLRLHRLTGLEQDKIVAEYRELLSKIEDLLDILSRPGRLMQVIRDELIAVREQFGDVRRTEILNRRLDLSLEDLISEQDVVVTLSHAGYAKAQPLDVYRAQRRGGRGKAATTMREEDFVDTLFVANTHDTILCFSSHGKVYWLKVYELPQAGRNARGRPIVNLLPLEEGERINAVLPVKVFEADRYVFMATTKGTVKKTPLVDFSRPRSTGIIAVDLRDGDRLIGVAMTDGQRDAMLLTSAGKAIRFAEHEVRAMGRTACGVRGVRLGEGQSVVSLLILDEAAQVLIATEHGYGKRTDSSEFPRHGRGGQGVIAIQPSTRNGQVIGAVQVADGDEAMLITDGGTLVRTPVDDVSVIGRNTQGVTLIRLGEGERLVQIERVESLNGDDADGVLDDDPDASATDDEPDGADTV is encoded by the coding sequence ATGGCTGATTTCGCCAAAGAACTGCTCTCGGTCAATCTCGAAGACGAAATGCGCCAGTCCTACCTGGATTACGCCATGAGCGTGATCATCGGGCGGGCGCTCCCCGATGTGCGTGACGGACTCAAGCCTGTCCATCGTCGTGTGCTGTTCGCCATGAGCGAACTCGGCAACGACTGGAACAAGGCCTACAAGAAATCCGCGCGCGTCGTCGGTGATGTCATCGGTAAATACCACCCTCACGGCGACACGGCGGTCTACGACACCATCGTGCGTATGGCGCAGCCTTTTTCGATGCGTTACATGCTCGTCGACGGGCAGGGCAACTTCGGTTCGGTTGATGGCGACGCACCCGCCGCAATGCGTTATACCGAGGTGCGCATGGCGCGCATCGCACACGAGTTGCTGGCCGATCTCGAAAAGGAAACCGTCGACTTCAATTCCAATTACGACGGTTCCGAGCGCGAGCCGGCGGTGTTGCCTGCCAAGATTCCAAATTTGCTAATCAACGGCTCGGCCGGTATTGCGGTTGGCATGGCGACCAACATCCCGCCACACAATCTTTCAGAGGTAATTGCCGCGTGTCTTGCGTTGATCGACACGCCGGAAATCGATATCGACGGTTTGATGACGCACATGCCAGGCCCGGACTTTCCCACTGCGGCGATCATCAATGGCGCCCAGGGGATCAAGGAGGCCTATGCCACCGGTCGCGGACGGATTTATGTGCGTGCTCGCTCGCATGTGGAGACCGACGAGCGTAACGGTCGTGAGAGCATTGTGGTCACAGAATTGCCTTATCAGGTCAACAAGGCGCGTCTGCTGGAAAAAATTGCCGAACTGGTTAAGGAAAAGAAACTCGAGGGGATTTCCGAGCTGCGTGATGAGTCCGACAAAGACGGCATGCGCATGGTCGTTGACCTCAAGCGTGGCGAAATGGCCGAGGTGGTGCTGAATAACCTGTATCAGCATACCCAAATGCAGAGTGTTTTCGGCATCAACATGGTTGCGCTGGTGGATGGGCAGCCTCGTCTGCTCGATCTCAAGACGATGCTCGATGCCTTCTTGCGGCACCGCCGCGAAGTCGTAACACGCCGCACGCTCTTCGACCTGCGCAAGGCGCGCGATCGTGCGCACGTATTGGAAGGTCTGGCCGTGGCGTTGGCCAACATCGACGAGGTGATCGCGTTGATCAAGGCATCTGCCAGCCCGGCGGAAGCGAAGGTTGCTTTGGTCGCGCGGGCCTGGGCGCCGGGTGTCGTGAACCAGATGCTGGAGCGTGCGGGCGCGGAAGCTTCACGCCCGGATGGGTTGGATGTCTCACTGGGTCTGGGTGCCGATGGCTACCATCTGTCCGAGGCGCAGGCGCAATCCATTCTCGATCTTCGCCTGCACCGACTGACCGGTTTGGAGCAGGATAAGATTGTGGCCGAGTACCGCGAATTGTTGAGCAAAATCGAGGATCTGCTCGACATCCTGTCGCGGCCGGGGCGCCTGATGCAGGTGATCAGGGATGAACTGATCGCCGTACGCGAGCAGTTCGGCGATGTTCGCCGTACCGAGATACTGAATCGCCGGCTCGATCTTTCGCTCGAAGATTTGATTTCCGAGCAGGACGTAGTGGTAACGCTATCGCACGCAGGCTACGCCAAGGCCCAACCGCTGGATGTGTACCGCGCGCAGCGACGCGGTGGGCGTGGGAAGGCGGCGACGACGATGCGTGAAGAGGACTTCGTCGACACCTTGTTCGTGGCCAATACCCACGACACGATTCTGTGCTTCTCCAGCCATGGCAAGGTTTACTGGCTCAAGGTTTATGAACTGCCGCAGGCGGGCAGGAACGCGCGTGGTCGGCCAATCGTCAATCTCTTGCCGCTGGAGGAGGGCGAGCGCATCAATGCCGTCCTGCCCGTGAAGGTATTCGAGGCGGATCGCTATGTCTTCATGGCGACGACCAAGGGAACGGTCAAAAAGACGCCGCTTGTGGATTTCTCTCGCCCACGCAGTACCGGCATCATCGCCGTGGACTTGCGAGACGGTGACCGATTGATCGGCGTCGCGATGACCGATGGACAGCGCGATGCCATGTTGTTGACCAGTGCTGGCAAGGCGATCCGCTTTGCCGAGCACGAAGTTCGTGCGATGGGTCGTACGGCGTGTGGTGTGCGTGGTGTTCGCCTCGGCGAAGGGCAAAGCGTGGTGTCATTGCTGATTCTTGACGAGGCCGCGCAGGTACTGATCGCAACAGAACACGGTTATGGTAAACGTACCGATTCCAGTGAGTTCCCGCGTCATGGGCGCGGTGGCCAGGGCGTGATCGCGATTCAGCCCTCGACACGCAATGGCCAAGTGATCGGCGCCGTGCAGGTTGCCGATGGCGATGAGGCAATGCTCATCACCGACGGAGGCACCCTGGTACGCACGCCGGTCGACGACGTCTCTGTGATTGGACGTAACACGCAAGGCGTGACGCTGATTCGCCTGGGCGAGGGTGAGCGGCTGGTGCAGATCGAGCGGGTCGAGTCTCTCAACGGGGATGACGCGGACGGTGTGCTTGACGATGATCCCGATGCCAGCGCTACCGATGATGAGCCGGATGGCGCAGACACGGTTTGA
- the serC gene encoding 3-phosphoserine/phosphohydroxythreonine transaminase, which yields MGRVYNFSSGPAMLPQPVLEKVQSELLDWRGSGMSVMEMSHRGDDFTGIAERAEAALRRLLDIPDGYRVLFLQGGATAQFSMVPMNLLRGSSADFIDTGIWSKKAMAEAAHYGKVRLAGTGEAQGFTRVPAQEVLDFDPAAAYVHYTPNETIGGVEFSYVPDSGSVPLVADMSSTILSRPMDISRFGLIYAGAQKNIGPAGLTLVIVREDLLGEPITGTPTVFDYRVYADNASMYNTPPTFAWYIAGEVFAWIEGEGGLSAMGERNQRKAAKLYALLDATGFYRAPVAQDSRSWMNVTFSLVDEALDATFLAGAEMVGLKNLKGHRTVGGMRASLYNAMPEAGVDALVEYMREFERTHG from the coding sequence ATGGGACGCGTGTATAACTTCAGCTCCGGGCCGGCCATGTTGCCGCAACCGGTGCTCGAAAAAGTGCAGTCCGAGCTGTTGGACTGGCGCGGAAGCGGCATGTCCGTCATGGAGATGTCCCATCGAGGGGATGACTTCACCGGTATTGCAGAACGGGCCGAGGCGGCGCTCCGTCGCCTGCTCGATATCCCGGATGGCTATCGGGTGTTGTTCCTTCAGGGCGGGGCGACCGCGCAATTTTCGATGGTGCCGATGAACCTGCTGCGGGGCAGCAGTGCCGATTTCATCGATACTGGTATCTGGTCTAAAAAGGCCATGGCCGAGGCCGCGCATTATGGCAAGGTGCGCCTCGCGGGTACCGGCGAGGCGCAGGGATTCACTCGTGTGCCAGCGCAAGAAGTGCTCGATTTCGATCCCGCCGCGGCCTATGTTCACTACACGCCTAATGAGACCATTGGTGGTGTCGAGTTTTCCTATGTGCCGGATAGCGGGAGCGTGCCCTTGGTCGCAGACATGTCTTCGACCATACTCTCGCGTCCGATGGATATTTCGCGCTTCGGCCTGATCTACGCCGGTGCGCAAAAGAACATCGGCCCCGCCGGGCTCACCTTGGTCATTGTGCGGGAGGACCTGCTTGGCGAACCGATCACCGGGACACCAACAGTTTTCGATTACCGCGTATACGCGGACAATGCCTCGATGTACAACACGCCGCCGACCTTTGCTTGGTATATCGCAGGCGAGGTGTTTGCCTGGATAGAGGGCGAGGGTGGACTCTCGGCGATGGGTGAGCGCAATCAGCGCAAGGCAGCGAAGCTCTATGCGCTGCTCGACGCCACGGGTTTCTATCGTGCGCCGGTGGCGCAGGACAGCCGCTCCTGGATGAACGTCACGTTCTCGCTTGTCGACGAGGCGCTCGATGCGACGTTCTTGGCCGGTGCCGAGATGGTGGGTCTGAAGAACCTCAAAGGCCATCGCACGGTCGGCGGCATGCGGGCAAGTCTGTACAATGCGATGCCGGAGGCGGGTGTCGATGCATTGGTCGAATACATGCGTGAATTCGAACGTACGCACGGATGA
- the pheA gene encoding prephenate dehydratase: protein MSEQEQLRSIRERIDGIDRELMRLISERAGCAQTVAQIKRAGGSGDDFYRPEREAQVLRQVKDANPGPLDGETLARLFREIMSACLALEAPLKVAFLGPEGTYTHAAVLKHFGQDVQLAPMASLGEVFRDVEAGSCPYGVVPIENSTEGVVNHTLDLFVQSPLHVCGEILLRIHHHLLSRETTLGTVRRVYAHQQALAQCRRWLDANLPQAERVALSSNAEAAQRASQEAGAAAIAGDTAEALYDLTGLKRNIEDHPDNTTRFLVIGRQAVIPPSGVDKTSVLVSTSNRPGALHRLLTPLAHNDVSMSRIESRPSRCVNWEYVYFLDIEGHSEDPKVKQALAGLRQESELFRILGAYPRAVL from the coding sequence ATGTCTGAACAAGAACAATTGCGATCCATCCGCGAGCGCATCGATGGGATCGACCGGGAGCTGATGCGGCTCATCAGTGAGCGGGCCGGCTGCGCGCAAACCGTGGCACAAATCAAGCGAGCGGGGGGCTCCGGAGATGACTTTTACCGCCCAGAGCGTGAGGCTCAGGTGTTGCGCCAAGTTAAGGATGCCAACCCGGGTCCGTTGGACGGTGAAACCCTAGCGCGTCTGTTTCGCGAAATCATGTCCGCCTGTCTAGCTCTGGAGGCACCGCTCAAGGTGGCCTTTCTGGGGCCGGAGGGCACATACACCCATGCTGCGGTACTCAAGCACTTCGGACAGGACGTGCAGTTGGCGCCGATGGCTTCGTTGGGCGAGGTGTTTCGCGATGTCGAGGCGGGTAGTTGCCCCTATGGGGTGGTACCCATCGAAAATTCGACCGAGGGCGTAGTCAATCATACCCTCGACCTGTTTGTGCAGTCGCCATTGCATGTTTGTGGCGAAATTCTGCTGCGGATTCACCATCACTTACTGTCGCGCGAGACGACCCTGGGTACGGTACGACGTGTCTATGCGCATCAGCAGGCGCTCGCACAGTGTCGCCGATGGCTGGACGCAAATCTGCCCCAAGCCGAGCGTGTAGCACTCAGTAGCAATGCCGAGGCTGCACAACGCGCCTCGCAGGAGGCAGGCGCGGCGGCCATCGCCGGCGATACCGCCGAAGCGCTGTATGACCTGACCGGACTTAAGCGAAATATCGAAGATCATCCCGACAACACGACGCGCTTCCTGGTGATCGGCCGGCAGGCGGTGATTCCGCCGAGCGGCGTGGATAAGACCAGCGTGTTGGTGTCGACGTCCAACCGGCCTGGCGCACTACATCGTTTGCTGACACCGCTGGCACACAATGACGTGAGTATGTCGCGTATCGAGTCGCGTCCCTCGCGCTGTGTCAATTGGGAGTATGTGTACTTTCTGGATATCGAGGGGCACAGCGAGGATCCCAAGGTGAAACAGGCGCTTGCAGGATTGAGGCAAGAGTCCGAGCTCTTCCGTATTCTAGGCGCCTATCCGCGCGCGGTACTCTGA
- a CDS encoding prephenate dehydrogenase, giving the protein MINRLVIIGVGLVGGSLALALRQSGYCREVIGVGRDRSSLQRAQALGVVDRSELDACAAVRGADMVVLATPVGAIESVCRSLRGCLDEKAILTDVGSVKGAVVEAVQAGLGMLPARFVPAHPIAGRERSGVEAATAELYQGRRVILTPLPGGDPEACESVRGMWEAAGAVVENMAVGHHDEVLAATSHLPHLLAYTLVSSLSRLDEQEEIFRYAAGGFRDFTRIASSDPVMWRDICLHNKGPILDMLKHFGRDLATLGEAIDAGDGDRLLSIFQRAKQTRDRFCD; this is encoded by the coding sequence GTGATCAATCGTCTGGTTATCATCGGCGTAGGCCTGGTCGGCGGATCCCTGGCCCTGGCCTTGCGCCAATCCGGGTATTGCCGTGAGGTGATCGGTGTGGGACGCGACCGGAGTAGCCTCCAGCGTGCGCAGGCACTGGGCGTCGTCGACCGTTCCGAACTCGACGCTTGTGCTGCCGTGCGTGGCGCGGACATGGTGGTGCTGGCGACGCCAGTGGGCGCGATTGAATCCGTGTGTCGTTCCTTGCGTGGTTGCCTGGACGAGAAGGCGATACTCACCGATGTGGGAAGCGTTAAGGGGGCGGTCGTAGAGGCGGTACAGGCGGGGCTGGGCATGCTGCCGGCCCGCTTCGTCCCTGCGCACCCGATCGCCGGGCGCGAACGCTCCGGCGTGGAAGCGGCCACTGCCGAGTTGTATCAGGGGAGGCGGGTGATCTTGACGCCGTTGCCGGGAGGCGATCCGGAGGCATGCGAGTCGGTGCGGGGCATGTGGGAGGCAGCTGGCGCCGTGGTTGAAAATATGGCGGTTGGCCACCACGACGAGGTGCTGGCCGCGACCAGTCATTTACCGCATCTGCTCGCCTATACCCTGGTATCGAGCCTTTCTCGTCTGGATGAGCAAGAGGAAATATTCCGCTACGCTGCGGGAGGCTTTCGGGATTTCACGCGCATTGCGTCGAGTGATCCAGTCATGTGGCGAGACATCTGCCTGCACAATAAAGGTCCGATCCTGGACATGCTGAAGCACTTCGGGCGAGATCTGGCGACGTTGGGCGAGGCGATCGATGCAGGCGACGGTGATCGATTGTTGTCGATCTTCCAGCGCGCCAAGCAAACGCGCGATCGTTTCTGCGATTGA
- the cmk gene encoding (d)CMP kinase: MIDVPVIAVDGPSGSGKGTVSRLLAEQLGWHLLDSGALYRLTALAAQRRGMALDDEAMLSTLASKLDVRFASEAQGASVLLEGDDVSLAIRNEDCGIAASKVAILPSVRAALLDRQRDFRVTPGLVADGRDMGTVVFPDASLKIFLTASLEERGARRLRQLKDQGVGANLPSLLRDLAERDARDARRAVSPLKPADDALTVDSSGLDVRGVLDRILTFARERNLV; encoded by the coding sequence ATGATCGATGTGCCGGTTATTGCGGTGGACGGCCCGAGTGGGTCTGGTAAAGGTACGGTTAGTCGGTTGCTGGCGGAGCAGCTGGGTTGGCATCTGTTGGATAGCGGCGCCCTCTATCGTCTGACCGCGCTTGCGGCGCAGCGTCGAGGTATGGCGCTTGATGATGAGGCGATGCTTTCGACATTGGCAAGCAAGCTGGATGTGCGCTTTGCGAGCGAGGCACAGGGTGCGAGCGTGTTGTTGGAAGGTGACGACGTCAGCTTGGCTATCCGCAACGAAGACTGCGGAATTGCCGCCTCTAAGGTGGCGATTTTACCCTCGGTGAGGGCCGCGTTGCTCGACCGACAACGGGATTTCCGCGTGACGCCTGGGCTAGTGGCGGATGGGCGTGACATGGGCACGGTGGTGTTTCCAGACGCGTCTCTCAAGATATTCCTGACAGCCAGTCTGGAAGAGCGTGGCGCGAGACGACTCAGGCAGTTGAAGGATCAGGGGGTTGGTGCTAATCTGCCTAGCCTTTTACGTGATCTTGCCGAGCGGGATGCGCGGGACGCGCGTCGTGCCGTTTCGCCATTGAAGCCTGCAGACGATGCTTTAACGGTCGATTCCAGCGGGCTGGATGTGCGGGGTGTCCTGGATAGGATACTGACGTTTGCGCGGGAACGTAATCTGGTTTGA
- the rpsA gene encoding 30S ribosomal protein S1 — protein sequence MSESFAQLLEESMAYTEMKPGAILNATILEIKSDVVVVNAGLKSEGVIPVEEFYNDRGEIEVSVGDVVEVALDAVEDGFGETRLSREKAKRAKAWKVLEDAFEKNEIVNGKISGKVKGGFTVDINDIRAFLPGSLVDVRPVRDTAYLEGKDLEFKVIKLDRRRNNVVVSRRAVVESEYSAEREALLESLHEGQVLKGIVKNLTDYGAFLDLGGIDGLLHITDMAWKRVKHPSEVVNIGDEIEVKVLKFDRERNRVSLGLKQLGEDPWVDIARRYPTGTRLFGKVTNITDYGCFVEIEDGVEGLVHVSEIDWTNKNVNPAKAVTIGEETEVMILDIDEERRRISLGMKQCIPNPWDEFAQNFNKGDRVTGVIKSITDFGIFVGLDGGIDGLVHLSDISWHVPGEEAVRNYKKGDEIDTVVLAVDPERERISLGIKQIEKDPFSNFVAEHPKGTMLKGIVVEIDAKAASIDLGDEIIGTLRASELSRDRIEDARTVLKVGDEVEAKFMGVDRKNRTITLSIKAKEFAEEAEVLQDYSSGSGGATTSLGELLKEKMDANNRS from the coding sequence ATGAGCGAAAGTTTTGCGCAGCTGCTAGAAGAGAGCATGGCCTACACGGAGATGAAGCCCGGGGCCATTCTCAATGCCACCATCCTCGAGATCAAGTCCGACGTTGTTGTAGTAAACGCGGGCCTGAAATCCGAGGGCGTCATTCCCGTCGAGGAATTCTACAACGACCGTGGCGAAATCGAAGTCTCGGTCGGTGATGTGGTCGAGGTCGCCCTTGATGCGGTAGAGGATGGGTTCGGTGAAACGCGGCTGTCGCGCGAGAAGGCCAAACGGGCGAAGGCCTGGAAGGTACTCGAAGACGCCTTCGAGAAGAACGAAATCGTCAACGGCAAAATCAGCGGCAAGGTCAAGGGCGGCTTTACCGTCGACATCAACGACATTCGCGCCTTCCTGCCAGGTTCGTTGGTGGACGTGCGGCCGGTCCGCGATACGGCCTACCTCGAGGGCAAGGACCTCGAATTCAAGGTTATCAAACTGGATCGTCGTCGCAACAACGTGGTGGTTTCCCGCCGTGCGGTGGTTGAGTCCGAGTACAGTGCGGAGCGTGAGGCGCTGCTTGAAAGTCTTCACGAGGGTCAGGTGCTCAAGGGCATCGTCAAGAATCTTACAGACTACGGCGCCTTCCTCGACTTGGGTGGCATTGATGGCCTGCTGCATATCACCGATATGGCTTGGAAGCGTGTCAAGCATCCGTCGGAAGTGGTCAACATCGGTGATGAGATCGAGGTCAAGGTCCTCAAATTCGATCGTGAGCGTAACCGCGTATCGCTTGGCCTGAAGCAGCTGGGCGAAGATCCGTGGGTCGATATTGCGCGTCGTTACCCGACCGGTACCCGTTTGTTCGGCAAGGTCACTAACATCACCGACTACGGCTGCTTTGTCGAAATCGAGGATGGTGTCGAGGGTCTGGTGCACGTTTCCGAGATCGACTGGACCAACAAGAACGTCAATCCAGCCAAGGCTGTGACCATCGGTGAGGAAACCGAGGTCATGATCCTGGATATCGATGAGGAACGTCGCCGTATCTCACTGGGCATGAAGCAATGCATTCCCAATCCGTGGGACGAGTTCGCGCAGAACTTCAACAAGGGCGATCGTGTCACAGGCGTCATCAAGTCCATCACCGATTTTGGTATTTTCGTAGGTCTGGATGGTGGTATCGACGGTTTGGTGCATCTTTCCGATATTTCCTGGCATGTCCCGGGCGAAGAGGCGGTGCGCAATTACAAAAAGGGCGATGAGATCGATACCGTTGTCCTGGCCGTCGATCCTGAACGCGAGCGTATTTCACTCGGCATCAAGCAGATCGAAAAGGATCCGTTCTCGAATTTCGTTGCAGAACACCCGAAAGGGACGATGCTCAAGGGAATCGTGGTCGAAATCGATGCCAAGGCAGCGAGTATCGACTTGGGTGATGAAATCATCGGTACGTTGCGGGCCTCTGAACTTTCGCGTGATCGGATCGAGGATGCGCGAACGGTGTTGAAAGTGGGCGACGAAGTCGAAGCCAAGTTCATGGGTGTGGATCGTAAAAACCGTACGATCACGCTCTCGATCAAGGCCAAGGAATTTGCCGAAGAAGCCGAGGTGCTGCAGGATTACAGCAGTGGCAGCGGCGGTGCGACGACCTCTTTGGGCGAATTGCTCAAGGAAAAGATGGACGCCAATAATCGGTCCTGA
- a CDS encoding integration host factor subunit beta — protein sequence MTKSELIEALAKKHDHLHYRDVELSVKGLLEQMSTALASGERIEIRGFGSFSLHYRPPRVGRNPKTGDTVPLPGKHVPHFKPGKELRERVNSSIG from the coding sequence ATGACAAAATCAGAACTCATAGAGGCGCTGGCCAAAAAGCACGACCACTTGCACTATCGTGACGTCGAGCTCTCGGTCAAAGGACTTCTAGAACAAATGAGCACGGCTCTTGCCTCTGGTGAGAGAATCGAGATCCGAGGGTTCGGCAGTTTTTCTTTGCATTATCGACCACCGCGCGTCGGACGGAATCCGAAAACCGGCGATACGGTTCCCCTGCCTGGTAAGCATGTTCCACACTTCAAGCCTGGCAAGGAGCTTCGCGAACGGGTGAACAGCAGCATCGGCTGA
- a CDS encoding LapA family protein yields the protein MRKLLSIILILLMMLLAVAFTSLNLGAMTINLYFTRVDLPIGVAVFLFLLLGAMLGVIASSGLWLRQARTNRKLRRRLESCDKELATLRNLPVKDPS from the coding sequence ATGCGTAAGCTGCTTTCGATCATCCTAATCCTGCTCATGATGCTGTTGGCGGTGGCCTTTACATCGCTAAATCTTGGCGCCATGACCATCAATCTGTATTTTACTCGCGTCGATTTGCCGATCGGTGTTGCGGTATTTCTGTTTCTTTTGCTTGGTGCAATGCTTGGTGTCATTGCCAGTAGTGGGCTCTGGCTTCGGCAGGCCCGTACCAACCGGAAGTTGCGACGCCGTCTGGAAAGTTGTGACAAGGAATTGGCCACTCTGCGTAATTTGCCGGTCAAGGATCCCTCTTGA
- the lapB gene encoding lipopolysaccharide assembly protein LapB: protein MILDLLWLLLPIAAATGWWSGRRSTRGSDKSRPCPALPGDYVKGLNYLLNEQPDKALELFVRVVEVDSDTVETYLLLGSLFRRRGEVDRAIRIHQNLIARPHLEGQHRATALLELGKDYTRAGLLDRAEGLYKELLSTRYLKGEACYELQKIYEQEKDWLEAIRSAEAYQSTSGDSQQSVIAHYWCEAAEQQRQAGRPRLASDYAKRALVRDPGCARASILLGDIALAGRDSAQAVKHYARVAEQDPDFLPVVLPKLRASYAGLGDQSGLSKLLSRFRGRKHDSETILQVIRDLLERGEEPAAREALIEEIGKQVAPVRLLREYVALEQTRFEGEAAASLRLVERVLGEHLQQWFAYRCNHCGFRAKNLFWQCPSCHQWGTIKPYDSPDDNLSGGRYV from the coding sequence TTGATCCTGGATTTATTGTGGCTGCTTCTACCTATTGCAGCCGCAACCGGTTGGTGGTCGGGTCGACGCAGTACGCGGGGCTCCGACAAGAGCAGACCGTGCCCTGCATTACCCGGCGATTACGTAAAAGGACTCAACTATTTACTTAATGAGCAGCCGGACAAAGCACTCGAACTCTTCGTGCGTGTCGTAGAGGTTGATTCAGATACCGTAGAAACTTACCTGTTGCTCGGTAGCTTATTTCGACGCCGGGGTGAGGTTGATCGAGCGATCCGGATCCACCAGAATTTGATTGCACGTCCACATCTCGAGGGACAACATCGCGCAACTGCCCTGTTGGAACTGGGTAAAGACTACACCCGCGCGGGTTTGCTTGACCGTGCAGAGGGTTTGTATAAGGAGTTGCTGAGTACGCGTTATCTTAAAGGTGAGGCGTGCTATGAACTTCAGAAAATCTACGAGCAGGAAAAGGACTGGTTGGAGGCGATTCGCTCCGCAGAGGCATATCAGTCCACCTCAGGTGATTCTCAGCAAAGTGTCATCGCGCATTATTGGTGCGAGGCTGCCGAGCAGCAACGCCAGGCAGGTCGTCCCCGGCTGGCCTCGGATTATGCCAAACGCGCATTGGTTCGTGATCCCGGCTGCGCGCGTGCCAGTATTCTGCTGGGCGATATCGCATTGGCGGGACGCGACAGTGCTCAAGCGGTGAAACACTACGCGCGGGTTGCCGAACAGGACCCGGATTTCCTGCCGGTTGTGCTTCCAAAGTTACGTGCGTCCTATGCTGGTCTGGGTGACCAGAGTGGCCTTTCGAAGCTTCTGTCGCGCTTTCGTGGCCGTAAGCACGATAGCGAAACTATTTTACAAGTTATTCGCGATCTTCTGGAGCGCGGAGAGGAGCCTGCTGCGCGCGAAGCCTTGATCGAGGAAATAGGCAAGCAAGTAGCGCCGGTGCGGTTATTACGCGAGTACGTAGCTCTTGAACAGACACGCTTTGAAGGGGAGGCGGCAGCCAGTCTGCGCCTTGTCGAGCGGGTGTTAGGTGAACATCTACAGCAATGGTTTGCTTACCGATGTAATCACTGCGGATTCCGCGCTAAAAATTTGTTTTGGCAGTGCCCAAGTTGCCATCAATGGGGCACTATAAAACCCTATGACTCACCGGATGACAACCTTTCAGGAGGCAGGTATGTATAG
- the pyrF gene encoding orotidine-5'-phosphate decarboxylase, whose translation MYRQRIVAGPRIIVALDFSDAAEALKLVALLDPRLCRLKVGFELFVRAGRPLVDTLVARGFDVFLDLKFHDIPNTVAAACRAAAELGVWMLNVHASGGATMMRAARDALMELDSPPMLIAVTVLTSMDTSDLKSIGIDRLAHDQVVELAKLTRSCGLDGVVCSAHEAELLRAVIGEDFALVTPGIRLPASTGDDQKRVLSPVDAARAGADYLVIGRPITRAPDPLASLHAIHESLLEQA comes from the coding sequence ATGTATAGGCAGCGAATAGTTGCCGGGCCAAGGATAATCGTGGCGCTGGATTTCTCTGATGCCGCCGAGGCCTTGAAACTGGTTGCGCTGCTTGATCCACGGCTTTGTCGCCTGAAGGTGGGTTTCGAGCTTTTCGTGAGGGCAGGGCGCCCACTGGTCGATACATTGGTCGCGCGCGGTTTTGACGTGTTTTTGGATCTTAAATTTCATGATATTCCGAATACTGTAGCGGCAGCCTGCCGCGCGGCAGCCGAGCTCGGCGTCTGGATGCTGAATGTCCACGCAAGCGGCGGCGCCACGATGATGCGTGCCGCGCGTGACGCATTGATGGAACTGGATTCGCCACCCATGCTGATTGCAGTCACGGTGCTGACTTCCATGGATACCTCGGATCTCAAGAGCATCGGGATTGATCGCTTGGCGCATGATCAGGTGGTCGAATTGGCGAAATTGACCCGATCCTGCGGGCTGGATGGTGTCGTCTGTTCTGCACATGAGGCCGAATTGTTGAGGGCCGTCATTGGTGAGGATTTTGCTTTGGTCACGCCAGGTATTCGATTGCCAGCGAGTACCGGCGACGACCAGAAACGCGTTCTGTCTCCGGTGGATGCCGCGCGGGCAGGCGCGGATTATCTTGTGATCGGCCGCCCAATCACGCGAGCACCTGATCCCTTGGCGAGTTTGCACGCCATTCACGAATCCTTGTTGGAACAGGCATAG